A region of the Phaseolus vulgaris cultivar G19833 chromosome 11, P. vulgaris v2.0, whole genome shotgun sequence genome:
AAAGTGTTTGGAAGAGAACAAGGGAGACTATGCCAAATGTCAGACACAGATTGAGGCATTCAAGTCATCATGCTCACTCAAAAAACCAAACCCCTCTCTTGATTCTGCTTCACATTAGACTAGATTAGATGGTTTTGATTCTTGAGTTGATTTGTGGGTTTACCATCTTTTTTTGGTAAAGGGATGAATATGAACTGAATTTTGTGTCTTTTCTCATGATATTCCTGAGTTGTATCAATATTTAATGATAATTGTGAGAGAATAATATGTTCTCAACTTGTGGTTGTGCACAGTTATTAGGTTCATGAGTTGTCATTCATAGAAGATTGATTAGAATTATAATGGACACTGCTGAAGGTTTCTGATGCTGTTGCCACACTTTTGTGGCATTTAAGTTTTCAATTGCTTTGTGTGGCATTTAAGTTTCTAATTGTTTTGCCCCCTTGCAAATGATAGTATGACATTTTTAATGGTTACTTGATCTTATACTTCATTGACTTGGTTGAACTCTGTATGTTcctcttttattttcttataaattgtgtttttcttggCTTCTTTGTCTATTCTGTTGCTACATTTTTAGGACGTTAGCTTGAGATTTGCTTCATATTCAAGAGTTTTTACTGTTATTAGGCAATCAAGTATGCTATATTATTTCAGAGAAAAGTTTAGACTAATAGATTTTTTTGAGGGGAAATGGGTTATTAGCTTTAAATTTGCTTCATATTCATGAGCTATTACTGTTATTATTAGGCAATCAAGTATGCTATATTATTTCAGGGAAAAGTGTAGACTATAGATTtcattttgctttgatttttTGGAGGGGAAATGGGTTAAAAATGAGATATCATAACTTGAAAAAAGAAGCAGAAGCTATAGGCAAGAGGTTACCTAACACATAAATAAATGTCATAGATTGATAGCAGCACTAATTCATGATGAAATGAGAACATGACTGTACATAGAATTCTCATGTACTTCTCCCAATGACTTAAACATTGTATCATTGCTGCAAACAGGACAAAGCTCATTCACACCATCTAAGTTCTATGCTGCTGTGTCTAATCCATTTGGAAACTTATAAAAATATGGGAACAATGGACATTGAGGCAAATGTGAAGtaatggaagaacattgtgacATCAGAGTTTGGTATACTACTTATTTAGCTCTAATTTGTAGTGTAGCCCTTTCTTCTTCAGCACTCTGtatgattgtttgttttaatccATATCTGAGATTGCAATTAGTTAATGCATTGTACTGTGTTGTGTTTTTACTACACATTTTTAAATGTCATTTTTTAAGTCTGCATATGTTTATGAGGTTTAACCAGCAGAGACAGCTAGCTATGAACTTAAcagtaaattttaagttttttaagaTGATTGTTTGCATTTGAGATGAAATGTTGAAGATTTAAACAGAATTAGTTATAAGAAACTATACAATGAAACTTTAcaagtttaagaaaaaaaaagctgATGTCATTTTACTGCAAATTTGAACTGGATTGTCTACTCCATCATGGATTATTTTATCCAGACACCATGATTAAAAAAAGCTAACAAAAATATGATATTTCCTAAAGaattaaacaaatcaaatctaTTATAAAGATCAAAAGTCTGAAAAGAACAGAGTGTTTTTAATTCCTCTTGCAAAATGAATTTTAAGGACCAAAAGACTTTTCTTGCAATGAAAGTGAGGAGAATAgtatttagtttaaaaaaaaaaaatttatcataCCATTTTATCTGAGAAAGTCATGCCATTAGGTGTGCATATAAATGCATACATGTGTATATGTAACTTGATAAGGCAAGAACAATCTacctttagatttttttttataaattatgaaaaaaaaaatcttgaaagtaattattcaaaaattaaaattatgaaaagaaaaataattaataaattcaaaaactcttatataccttaAACCCCATGATTTCATTGTTTTAAGTAAAACATGATTGATATCTTCTTTTTAGAGTGTAcatatttatatactatttcAAGATCCAAgggaaattttattaatatctcTCCATACTTGATGActctcttttgtatttttattttatttttatctctaaatttaattttaatagtatttttaaaataatatatttatttatatatctcaaactaatattaaatatttttattttatataattgtcTTTCTCTATAAGTTAGAATAACTACTTTGAATGAGAGTATTTTTAAGAATTATCCTTCAACCAAATGATcgttacatttttttaatcagaaCAAATTTAGATATGtttattaatctttaaaatcttgaatcattttatgttttttttaataattaaaaatagaaaacccGATTATCAGATTCGGGTTTGACATACCCGTTGATTTGGGCTCCAAATCCATTCGGGTCGCCTATTTATAGCGGCTCCGTCACGTGGACACTTCACAAGTCATCacaatcttcatcttcattctCTGCTCTCGTTTTTTGTTGGTGTTTTCACTGAGCACAttaaaaccctaaccctaatctTATCTTCCTTCTCAATCCATGGACGCTCTCGATTCAACCCCAAATCTCCCTCCTCTCCATCCCTATGATCCTTCCCCGCCGAACCACGCGCCATCGGAGTATCACAACTCCTCACAACACCAATCGGAAACCGGACAAAACGGTAATGGTACCGGCGATGGAAGACTGTCGGAGAACGGTCAGGGACCTTTGGATAACAACGGCTTGCATCCTCAGATTTCGAAGCCATTGCTCTCTGAAGGATTGACGCGTAGCGGCACCGACAGGGATCAATCCGGCGGCGAAGAGGAGACCACGAGCAAGCGCCGCCGGCGGAGCAGGTGGGATCCGCAACCGGAATCGAATGACCAGAGCGGCCAGAGTGGCGGGGAATTGGGGTCCGGGCCGAAGAAGAGGAAGTCTCGCTGGGCCGACGACGAGCCCAAGCCGGTGATTCAACTTCCTGATTTCATGGGCGGTATTGAATTCGATCCCGAGATTCAGGCTTTGAACAGTAGGCTTCTTGAGATTAGTCGAATGTTACAGTCAGGTTTACCCTTAGATGACCGCCCCGAAGGTGCTCGATCTCCTTCGCCTGAGCCGATATATGATAACATGGGCATTAGGATTAACACTAGGGAATGCCGGGCGCGTGAGAGATTGCAAAAAGAGAGGCAGGAGATTATATCTCAGATTATAAAGAAGAACCCCGCGTTTAAGCCACCAGCAGATTATAGGCCGCCCAAGCTTCAGAAGAAGCTTTATATACCGATGAAAGAATACCCTGGTTACAATTTTATTGGGCTTATTATTGGTCCCAGAGGTAACACTCAGAAGCGGATGGAGAAAGAAACTGGTGCTAAAATTGTGATTCGAGGTAAAGGATCAGTGAAAGAGGGTAGGCTACAGCAGAAGAGGGATTTGAAGCCTGATCCATCGGAGAATGAAGATTTGCATGTTTTGGTAGAGGCTGAGACGCCGGAGTCGCTTGAGGCCGCTGCGGGTATGGTGGAGAAGCTCTTGCAGCCTGTGGATGAGGTATTGAATGAGCACAAGAGGCAACAGCTTAGGGAACTTGCTGCATTGAATGGGACGATCAGGGATGAAGAGTACTGCAGGCTTTGTGGTGAACCTGGTCATCGCCAATATGCTTGTCCTACCAGGACTTCCACTTTTAAGAGTGAAGTTGTCTGTAAACATTGTGGGGATGGTGGTCATCCAAGCATAGATTGTCCGGTGAAGGGTGCTACTGGAAAGAAGATGGATGATGAGTATCAGAATTTCCTAGCAGAGTTGGGTGGTTCGGTTCCTGAATCTGCAACTAAGCAAACCAGTACCTTGGCGATTGGAGCAGGCACTTCTGGAAGCAATCCTCCTTGGGCTAACAATTCCGCTACGGCTGGTGGTTTGGCTCAAGCTGGCTTAGGGGCTGCTGCAGTTAAAAAGGAAATCGATGATACAAATTTGTACATAGGATATTTGCCGCCCAGTCTTGACGATGATGGCTTAATCCAATTATTTCAACAATTTGGTGAGATTGTTATGGCAAAAGTGATCAAGGATCGAATGTC
Encoded here:
- the LOC137810422 gene encoding splicing factor-like protein 1, which gives rise to MDALDSTPNLPPLHPYDPSPPNHAPSEYHNSSQHQSETGQNGNGTGDGRLSENGQGPLDNNGLHPQISKPLLSEGLTRSGTDRDQSGGEEETTSKRRRRSRWDPQPESNDQSGQSGGELGSGPKKRKSRWADDEPKPVIQLPDFMGGIEFDPEIQALNSRLLEISRMLQSGLPLDDRPEGARSPSPEPIYDNMGIRINTRECRARERLQKERQEIISQIIKKNPAFKPPADYRPPKLQKKLYIPMKEYPGYNFIGLIIGPRGNTQKRMEKETGAKIVIRGKGSVKEGRLQQKRDLKPDPSENEDLHVLVEAETPESLEAAAGMVEKLLQPVDEVLNEHKRQQLRELAALNGTIRDEEYCRLCGEPGHRQYACPTRTSTFKSEVVCKHCGDGGHPSIDCPVKGATGKKMDDEYQNFLAELGGSVPESATKQTSTLAIGAGTSGSNPPWANNSATAGGLAQAGLGAAAVKKEIDDTNLYIGYLPPSLDDDGLIQLFQQFGEIVMAKVIKDRMSGLSKGYGFVKYADITMANNAILAMNGYRLEGRTIAVRVAGKPPQPVVPPGPPASAVPTYPVPSQPLGGYPSQQYAGGGPLGTAPPGSYGGTPVPWGPSVPPPYAPYAPPPPGSTMYPPMQGQPMPPYGVQYPPPVQTGPPGAPSQPATSSELQQSYPPGVQSDNSTSTQSVAVNVYGNSVPSMPPAAQPTYPASYGYPPYYNAVPPPPPPPAPIPVSTSDQSHNIANVPWANSSLVPPHASSADKTTYGTDSLSIGNVPRTTNPPVPPPPSSAEKTSYGTDSEYEKFMAEMK